A genome region from Gloeomargarita sp. SRBZ-1_bins_9 includes the following:
- the mgtE gene encoding magnesium transporter has protein sequence MTRRTLKELLESPQALGAAKRTANQLDTWQLVRLLRELPPRKQILAFRMLEKDRAIAVFEALTPEEQAELVQRMADPEVVAFLEVLDPDQRVRLFEELPAKVTKRLLKQLSEESRQAVNLLLGYPEGSVGRRMDLRYLALREHWTVEQAVQAIRDSQLPDEELDVIFVIDQERFYRGYVRPTQLMKADPNLPLRELARGQDTAVTVTTPALQAAKRLKELDLPAIPVVDSEGRLVGDLAFDDVLDLIEAEATGAMLAKAGVGKLLERDQGWSERLVRGPIRYAIQLRIVCLIITLIGGMLVGAVIQNFEEILEAVVAVAIFIPVVMDMGGNVGTQSTTIFARGLAWGHIDIHQYMGYLLRELRIGALMGLILGTAGGLIAWLWQGIPNGVPQLGLAVGLALFTVITLAAVLGALLPWLLLKLGFDHGPAADPFITTIKDFTGLLLYFLLVSWLLGIQP, from the coding sequence ATGACACGGCGAACCCTGAAGGAGCTGCTGGAGTCGCCCCAGGCGCTGGGTGCGGCTAAACGAACGGCTAATCAGTTGGACACCTGGCAATTGGTGCGTCTGTTGCGGGAGTTGCCGCCGCGCAAGCAAATTTTGGCCTTTCGCATGTTGGAAAAAGACCGGGCAATTGCGGTTTTTGAAGCGCTGACCCCGGAGGAGCAGGCGGAATTGGTGCAGCGCATGGCTGACCCGGAGGTGGTGGCCTTTCTGGAGGTGCTGGATCCGGATCAACGGGTGCGTTTGTTTGAGGAATTGCCGGCGAAGGTGACCAAGCGATTGCTGAAGCAACTGAGCGAGGAGTCCCGCCAGGCGGTGAACTTGTTGCTGGGGTACCCCGAGGGCAGTGTGGGGCGCCGTATGGATTTGCGCTACCTGGCACTGCGGGAGCATTGGACGGTAGAGCAAGCGGTCCAAGCAATCCGGGATTCCCAGCTCCCGGATGAGGAACTGGATGTGATTTTTGTCATTGACCAGGAGCGATTTTACCGGGGATATGTACGCCCGACCCAGTTGATGAAAGCTGACCCTAATTTGCCGCTGCGGGAACTGGCCCGGGGGCAGGACACGGCCGTGACGGTCACCACGCCGGCATTGCAAGCGGCCAAGCGTCTGAAGGAATTGGACCTGCCGGCTATTCCGGTGGTGGATAGCGAAGGCCGCCTGGTGGGGGATTTGGCCTTTGATGATGTGCTGGACTTGATTGAGGCAGAAGCCACCGGTGCCATGCTGGCTAAAGCCGGGGTGGGTAAATTGTTGGAGCGGGACCAGGGCTGGAGTGAACGGCTGGTGCGGGGTCCCATTCGCTACGCCATCCAACTACGGATTGTTTGTCTCATCATCACCCTGATCGGGGGCATGCTGGTGGGTGCGGTCATCCAGAATTTTGAGGAAATCCTGGAGGCGGTGGTGGCGGTGGCCATCTTTATTCCGGTGGTGATGGATATGGGGGGTAATGTGGGCACCCAATCGACTACCATCTTTGCCCGAGGGCTGGCCTGGGGACACATTGATATCCACCAGTACATGGGGTATCTGCTGCGGGAGTTGCGTATCGGCGCCCTCATGGGCTTGATCCTGGGCACGGCGGGGGGATTGATTGCCTGGCTGTGGCAGGGGATTCCCAATGGTGTGCCGCAACTGGGTCTGGCGGTGGGGTTGGCTTTGTTTACGGTGATTACGCTGGCGGCGGTGTTGGGGGCCCTGTTGCCCTGGCTGTTGTTGAAATTGGGCTTTGACCACGGACCGGCTGCTGACCCCTTTATCACCACCATCAAGGATTTCACGGGCCTGCTGCTGTATTTCCTGCTGGTGAGCTGGTTGCTGGGGATCCAGCCATGA
- a CDS encoding MgtC/SapB family protein, with protein MTLAEFVNRLVVAFLLGSALGLERQWRQRMAGLRTNTLVAIGAALFVMLSALIPGDTSPTRIAAQVVSGIGFLGGGVILREGLTVRGLNTAATLWCAAAVGSLAGAGLPAQAAVGTGAVLVANLVLRPLGYRINQQPLKGTEIELTYRCEVICRTDSEAHVRALLLQAVAGAPTLRLRSLYSEDLEDKPDRVSVEAELVTQERQDAFLEQVVSRLSLEPGVLAVQWRVTEQEFG; from the coding sequence ATGACCCTGGCGGAGTTTGTCAATCGGTTGGTGGTGGCTTTTTTGCTGGGGTCGGCGCTGGGACTGGAGCGACAGTGGCGACAACGCATGGCAGGTCTGCGCACCAACACCCTGGTGGCTATAGGAGCGGCTCTATTTGTTATGCTCTCGGCCTTGATTCCCGGCGATACCAGCCCCACCCGCATTGCTGCCCAAGTGGTTTCCGGGATTGGGTTTCTCGGCGGTGGGGTGATCCTGCGGGAGGGCCTGACGGTGCGGGGGCTGAATACGGCGGCAACTTTGTGGTGTGCAGCGGCGGTGGGTTCCTTGGCGGGAGCCGGATTGCCAGCGCAAGCAGCAGTGGGGACTGGGGCGGTGTTGGTGGCCAATTTGGTGCTGCGTCCCTTGGGATACCGGATTAACCAACAGCCCCTCAAAGGCACGGAAATTGAACTCACCTATCGCTGTGAGGTCATTTGTCGTACCGATAGCGAGGCCCATGTCCGGGCCCTCTTGCTCCAGGCGGTGGCTGGTGCCCCGACCCTGCGCTTGCGTTCCCTGTACAGCGAAGACCTGGAGGATAAACCGGACCGGGTGAGCGTGGAGGCGGAACTGGTGACCCAGGAGCGCCAGGATGCGTTTTTGGAACAGGTGGTGAGCCGTCTTAGCTTGGAACCGGGGGTGTTAGCGGTCCAGTGGCGGGTCACGGAGCAGGAGTTTGGTTGA